ttttttttttttttttttttttaactttctcTCATTTTAAAATCAATATGTTATCTATTAAATAATTCAAAAGTGACTATCTTAATTCTCTTAATTACACCTCTTAATTATTTTAAGTTTTAACTACACCTTATTCTCCATCTCTAGCCGTTCGTTTTCTTTAGCTTTCTCTTTTGTAACCGTTTTTATTAAATTCTTAATCAATAGAGCATGAATTCTTCAACTATTTAagttggaaataagaaggttgcAAACAATCTTTCACACACTTTCAGTTTGTTCACCCAATTAAATTCTTGCATATAATAGAGTAATATTGTGTTCTTTTGTTCTTCCAACGATTTGAGGGAGTAATATTATTTATTTTCTGTTGATTCCTCCATTGTCGTTTTTTGTTTCTAATATAATTATTTTGATTTGTTTATCATAAATCTTTCTGTTTAATTTTTGTGCGATTGCGAATTTTAAATtgttgtatttctttttctttttcgtgCTCCGGCAAAAGTCTAGGAACTATGATTCAATGCTTCTATTTCTTTTACCTTTTATCGAAAAATATAATGCACCAGatcttttttttctattttgtcCGCTTTTAGGATGAAAACCTTAAAGGAGCTTCCTTAAGTTTTTTCGATGATTCAAGCAGGAGTAAGATACTGTTGAAAGATGGAAGAGACAAGACAATTCTTAAGGTTTCTTGATGTAATTTTATAATCTCAAAAAGTTACAAATGCAATTCCATACTTTATTGTATTCTTTTTTGTCTTTATGTGAATTCGATGTAATTTTATGTTCAAAAGGAACATTGAAGAGGGAGTTTATCTCTATGATATTCGGttttctatcttttcttttcttaattattctctATACGCGAAGACAAGAATTAATTGAGCAACGAAGAAAATAATGAAAGAAGGAAAACAAAGGTGGAGTTGTAGAAATGGAAAGTTGTGACATCTGTTTATTTCATTAATAATATATCCCTTAACTTTTAACTGTTACAGTAACTATTTGAAAaactaaaattattttatttataattAGACCTTTTAATTTGATAATATGTATATTTTGCTGAAAtaatttagctattctatcgtagATACGCGTTTCAATCATATTTTAGGTTTAAGTGATGGTTCATAAAATAGTGGTAATCAATGATTTTATCTTCTACAAATAtctaattggaaaaaaaaaaaacttaaacttTTCAATTTTACTTAAGAAAAACTAATCATGTTAAACACTTGTATTCTCAAAATTGTTAGAAACTGCTATTGTACAAGACATCAAGAGTCCCAAGGTTGTAATTACATATTGAATTTAGACTGCTCTGTTCCCCGTGCGCATAAACGAATTTGATGTTTTTTGTGGAAAATGAGCAAGTAGGGAATTACGAAAGAAAATAAAaaccaaagagagaaaaataaaaggaaaacggACAGGACTAAATATAGACAAGGTTGTTATGATTTAACTCACTGAATTTTGGATTATATTTATTCagttttgattttattttttccaTTCATTCTTCTTTTATTGTTGTTATCAAATTTAGAAtgaaaaatagagcaaaacataaaagtaagtgttaaaaataaattaaCATTAAAACGTTAAAAATCGATCTAGATTTGAAGTCAAAATGGTTTTCAAAACAAATATCTATaaaatttatatatgtatactttTTCATTTACCTATTTTCTTTAAAATCTGCTAATGGAAAAATCAGTTCATTTATGTCTAATTCtaataaaagatattataaattttatttaatataaaattaattaCTAAATGTAATACATAAGAAATTTAATCTATTCTGTCTTGAGTAAATTTGTAATGATATCAATTATATCCTTTATGTATTAATATCGTGGTTGTACCGTGTAAAGCGCGGGCTACTTCACTAATAATTTCTTAATCAAGAAATCGACAAGTTTACTTTTAGTGTGCTGTTTTTTTTCCGGTTATATTTTGTGTAACCAAGCcaacttattttatttattgtgtaACCAACCCAACTTAATCTATTCAATCCACTTGGTGTTTGTTTGACATGTGGTAATCTTTCTTTTCTGGGACAATTTTTGCACTTTCTTCTTCAAATTGGATATGCACATAAACGATAATGTAGAAACAAAATTGAAAAAGAAACAAGACATTTCTTTATGGAATCTTTTATCCTTGTCATCCTTTTTACTTTTAGTAAGTGACTTTTTTGGAGGCAaatttttatttctaattttAAATGTAACATTTATTTGAAAAAACTTAATGAAGAATGATAAGATAATCTCAAGTCTCGTCTATTATATTTTATAGGAATGATATATCtatttcatgcttaatttatataCATACAATTTTACATGAGTTTAAAACACCTGAAAGGACGGGGTTGAAACGTTCACTGCTTTAAGCTCAAGGATGTAAATTGCAATTGGAGTGTGATAAcgaagtaattgcacggttttccTTCAAATGGAccgatctttaattttttgtctttcaaatggactggtctttaatttttgtccttcaaatgggctggtctttaaattttgctcttcAAAATTAAACTTATGCATAGCAGGGTATAAGTTCTTTAAGGTGCCTAGcaaaatttgtgaatattatgatgtGTAACTTATGTGCCTTTAAGCATAAGTTCGATTCCGAAGGACAAACagtaaagaccagtccatttgaaggtcaaaaattaaagaccagcacaaaatagggccaAAAGTTCAAATGACCCCGTGATAATTGACGACCAGATTGGCCTTTTCCTTAGGCGAAGCCCGTAGATTTTTGGCCGGTTCGTTTTCTGGATAATTGTTTAATAAATAATGATTTCTTTTGGTGTAATTTATGAATCTCTTAAATGACGGTCAAAAGATTTCTTTTGATCAAATCgaaaattttatgaaaaaatacTAGACCACTTTCTAAAATTTTGCAAGTTGCAACAAATATTAGACACAGTTTAATGTTTTGTTTGTAACGTGGAGCAATATGAGCAAAATAAGACACGAGTCTaacattttttagaaaaaatactTAGTTTATGTGAcatcatttcctttatactttgtcccaaaaagaatattatctttctataattagaaacaacttaATCTTAAAATTCCCCTTTTACTTTTGAAGAAATGATTTATAGCAATGCGAATATCCAAGATTTGCtatagaccacaagtttcaaaaactTACTTCCTTTATTAAACTTTATGTCAACTTAAATGGTGTCAAatattgggacggaaggagtaattTTTTAAGATTTATATTTGCACAACCTTTAAAAATAACAATAACTCCCtaagttttaatttatgtgatatagctTAACTAGAcatgaaatttaaaaaagaaaggaaaacttttgaaaGATATAGTCTAAAACAAGTCAAAATGGTGGTTTACAAATATAATAATACTAGTATTTGCGTAAACTAGAAATGTTAGTAGTAAGTAGTAATAGAAAGAGATTGGGCTTTGTTCCTTGAAGCCCAATTAAGTAGGGCCTGGGTCGATAtccttattttttataaatataaatataaaccctACTGATCCTTCTTGACATCTTACAAACCCTCGCTGAGCAGAGAGTCGCCGCAAGTAGAATAGAAGGCCAAAACATGGAGGCAGCGAGAAATGTGAAGGATGTTTCACCCCATGAGTTCGTCAAGGCTTATGCCGCTCATCTCAAGCGCTCCGGCAAGGTATGTACTTGTATATATATTCATTAGATTAAGTCTGTCTAGTTTACAAATTTGTGTGTTAGGTTAATGCTTTTTAATTTGATCATTTATATCTCATTTGCATGTTCTCTATATGTGTATTAGAGTTGTCTAATAAACAGATAACTGTACGGCCAAATCTGCATTAGATAATAACGTGACCATACTCTCTATGCCAAACTATGTGTTAACTATTCCTGTTTTTGGAGTGCCAGGCTTGTTGTAAATATACGAGATGTTTCTGATTTTGTTTGGTTAACACACGTACGTGTATACCTTGTTTGGTTACTCTAGAATATGTAGTCTGAGGGTGATAGAGTGAGATTGCTGTTGTGTAAGCCTAAATACTGATTCAGCAGAACCCATTAGCTTTTGCTCTACGCTTATTAAGAAATTCATTGATTATACAATaatatacccagtgtaatcccatagGTGGACGGATTAAAGCATTTCAAAGCAGTTTGAAATAgggaatgtggaagtgaaagcagtaacaacaacaaaataattgGATATGTAAACTTAGAATCCAGTTATTAGCACTTGAATTTGTAACGTTGAACCCAGAAAGTTGAAACCCTAGCTCCTCCTCTTATGTCAAGGCAAAAATTATTATATAGTCCTGTAATAAGTGTATATACATTGTGATCAGTAGGGAGAGTGTGTGTCTGCCCTTATTATTAGTAGACTGTTTATTTTCCCCGTCCAGTGTTTTGTTGTTTAGTTTTTGAACTAGCTTGCTGCTGAATGTCGGTTTTGATGGGAGGTCGAAAGTCACAATGATCTTATTCGTTTGCTGCTTATTAACATTCCATATCTGTAGATGGAGCTTCCAGAGTGGACTGACATTGTCAAGACTGGAAAACTGAAAGAGCTTGCCCCATACGACCCTGATTGGTACTACATTAGGGCTGGTATGTGTTTTATTATCTCCCCACACTGAAGAATGGATTCATGTGAATCAGAATTTTGGCTTACTGACTTTTCTTCCATGTTTTGAATTTTATTGACAGCTTCTATGGCAAGAAAGATCTATTTGAGAGGAGGTATTGGTGTTGGTGGATTCCGAAGAATCTATGGTGGTAACCAGAGGAATGGCAGCCGTCCACGCCATTTCTGCAAGAGCAGCGGTTCAGTTGCACGACACATTCTTCAGCAATTGCAGACCATGAACATAATTGACTTTGAACCCAAGGGGTACGTATtcttttcacaatcaaatgcatcTTTCTTGTGTTTGGGTGTTGGTATAGGGCATGGAATTCTTTTGGTTAGGAAGAACTCCTCGGATTGTCTTTTGAGTAGAATAATGTAGTTATTTAATGATGGTTTATGTGTGGTTACTTGTTGTATCTTTTGTTCTtctatcaacaacaacccagtgaaatcccacatcgtggggtctggggagggtagagtgtacgcagaccttatatATGTCCTGATAAAATAGATGTAAAGTGAAAAATGTATATGAAAGCAACACATTTGTGAAATTGTTTGTTTTTGATTGTGCTATTGTGTTTCTGATAAGTATTCTGATttatctgttatttccttttTACACAGAGGAAGGAGAATCACATCCAACGGTCAGAGAGATCTTGACCAAGTTGCTGGAAGAATTTCTGTTGCCAATTAAGAGATGAAAAAGCTGCCTTTTTTTATGAATACATGAGTTGCTTCCACCTTGCAATTTCAGCTTGGACCTATATAGATGTAGCGTATCGTTGAACCTTTTTTCTGCATGTTTTGCCAATTATCTTCATTGTGGGATTCTTCTCTTTTTGCATCAATATGCTAGTTTTGTCCTGTCAGTATTTTAAGATGTTACTTAAGATTGCTGTCTATTTGAGCATGGCTTCCTTATCTATTTTCGGAGTATTTGCTTGGTGGAAAATGTTTCCTGAAAGGAAATCATCTATCTTTCAAAAATCATGACTCGTGCTCTATGCTTTGACTATTTAAACATGGAAAAATCGGTGAAGAATTGATTTTTGTCGTGGTTAAATGGTTTTGGTGCTAGGTAAGTACAATCATAAGTTCTTTTGTGAGAGTTGTGAAAACCAACAAATTTGTGTGATAATTAAAGTCGTGGTAATTTTGGTTCTCTTCCCCTCTCTGAGGAAAAATTTCCTGTTAGCTTAGAGCTTTTTGTATGTTTGGATAGTTTTTACCGTACAGTGGGAACGGGAAGTTTAATTCTTTCCAATAGAATTTTAATGTCCACGTGTCCAATAGAATTTTAATGTCCAATATAACTGTTTTCTTTTATTAGCTAATTTTACTTTCCGTGTTAACATAGTGAACAAACCAAGTTGACGCTTATACCTCTATTTGGATGgaaaattcaaataaaatctaattttcaatTTCATTTAAAATTATCCATTCTCTTTGTTGATCCGCTCCGATCCATCAATTACACACAGTCCCCGTCAGATCCCCTACATTAAGCAATGCTCCAGTATTGTTCAATACTATACTAGATTGAAGCCACGTGTCCTGTAGAATTTTAATGGCCTAGATTACACCTTTCCATCCTCTACAATGTTCCCCCTCCACCCATTAGCTTCCTAAATCTCCCTTCTTCGCCAAATGAAAGAGTAAACAGAAAGTTTCTTACCCCAAATTCAAAATTCAATTCATAGGAAAATGACCAATTCATACTCTATATTTAAGCTTTCCAGTTTTCCAAATGTGTTAACGCAACTTTACGAAAAGCACTATTAAAAGGCAGTTTTAATTAAGGGTAATCTAGTCGAAAAGAACATATCTTGTTTCTTCTCTGTAATCTACTGAATAGCAGTACAAAATCTCCCCGAGATCGATCTTCTGAAGAAAATAACATGGGTCTTCATGCATTAATGCCTTCAGTGTTGAAATTGCGTATAAGGAGGAGAAAAACACAAAGCTGTACTTCAACAAATTGCTCTCTGAAGAAACAAAGAGAGGCAAATTGCTGTTGCAAGCTAAAATAAAAATGCAGGAATAGGATACGCCATTGTACATGATGAACGATATAATAATGGGTATGTATTTCTTTAAGGGAGTTCTATGAGATGGGTTCGGTATAGAGGCTGGAGAGGTGTAATCTAGGCCATTAAATTCTATTGGACACGTGGCTTCAATCTAGTATAGTATTGAATAATACTGGAGCATTACTTAATGGAGGGGATTCGACGGGGGCTGTGATTAATTGGTGGGTCGGGGCGAACCAACAAAATGGAAATTTTAAATGAAATTGGGAATTGGGTTTGATTTGAATTTTCCATCCAAATAGAGGTATAAGTGTCAATTTGGTAACGGCAGAGGTATTTTTGTTCACTATCGCTAATGGAAGGTAAAATTAGCTAATAAATGAAAgtaaaggggtatatttgaccatttTCCCTTGTGTTAATGCAAAACGAAATTAGATAGTGGCGGATTTAGGATTTTTAAGTTTGTGGGTTTTCACCTACATGGTGACCAAGGAGAATTGAACTCTTGACCAATAGGAACAAAGCTTAAAGGACTCCTTCTCTATCAAGAGACTAACAACACACTTTCTTAATGGATtttcaagttgtattttttctatATTTACTGATTTTTTCAATACAGAAATCAAATCCGCATGAATGTATGGGATTCCCAGGAATCCCATACAAGGAGCTAGATCCGCCCCTAAACAATAATAATAGATATGCCCCTGCTTtttactctctctgtttcaaaaAGATTATTctcttttgacttggcacaaaatttaagaaataaaagaagatttttgaaatgTGTAGTTCAAAATAAactttagatatttgtgtgattgtaaattatctcataaagttaaattatttctaaatatagaaaaagaaTAATCTTTTTGAAgcagactaaaaaagaaaaaagaataatctttttgggacaaggGAGAATACATTTTACTGAAAGATATTACATGAAGCATCATTAGGAGTTGAGGACGTGGAAAAATATAAAATTGTTGGCTGTCATACATCAGAAATCTCTGGGAAGTTTCCTAGCGTGATGATTATTGTTTTATAGGCTCCTTAGACATCACATTGGCAAGATCTTAGGGTTCATTGGGTTTGGAATAGTGTTCAATAACCTTTCCTAAAATCAAGAACAGTGTTTGAATTACGTTTCCTAAAACCAAGAAACAGGGAGTTTGAATTAACaataagatttaaaaaaaaaaaaatcagaccaAAGTTTATTGCAAATACAAGATGCAAAAAACACCTAGTATTTTCTAATAGGAAATAGTTCGTAGTGCTACTAAAGATATATGCAGTTTTTCTTCTCCTTTCACTGAGAGTTACTAAAGATATCTTAATGCTCTCAACTTTCCCCTATTATCAATTTATCATTCTCACTGTTGCCGCTTTCTTTCAACATCTTGACACTCTTAACGTGTAAGTTCTGACGTAGATGTGCATATATCAACCAAGTCATGTCGGCAATGTTGTTTAAGGGGTAAGTTAGCTAATTAAGAAGCAATTTGTATTTAGCTAATTAATTTGAAAAGTGCTTGTGACTGCTTTTAATAAGCAAATTGTGTTTGACTAATCTTCTTAAAAAGTATTTTTGTGTGTCAAATTACGAAAAGAGATAATTATCAATGAACATTTACTATTAAGATTATTTTACAAAgacaaattattttaaatatctaTTTGTGAAAGACTTCATATTAAGTTTtcacttttatttaattaaaatttaaaagtacaTATTGAATTTTCAATTAGTATAATACATAGataaattacaaaaatattaaatattgaTATAATACCAACACATTGATTTAAATATACTAAAAATTACaaccaaaataaaatttaaaatcatTGCACAAATTAAAATTCAACACAAAAAATTACTAATTAGAAAATTAATGGATTAATGAGGGATATACTTGGTAAATATGTATTTATGATAGGGATAAAAATAATTTTCTGCTTTTGCTTTCTTCAAGAAGCAGAAATTTTCTGCTTCTCCCCAACTATAAAAAAACTGCTTCTGCCTCTACTTAAAAATAATTTTACTAATTAGCTAAACACCTcaaatattcaaaaaaaaaattcttaaaaagAGAAGCATTTTTTATCTCAAAATCGGTATGCCAAACAAGACCCGTGCCGCCGCAAGTAAATGTTCTTTCAACTTTTTTATGTCAGGCTTATCCAAAACTTCTATTGTTAATGGGATTTAATTTTATTCTGTCAAAGCACTGGGTTAATAAAATCTAATTCAAAAAATTGAatttggagatttttttttttaaaattggcgATGGGCGTAGGTGATGGGCACCGTGTCCCCAACGTCAACGTGTTGCTTCAGTATAAATCCATAAAGTAGGGCCCAATTTGGACATGGGCCCACCAGAGTCGGCACACTCTGAGAGAATCCACGTGTAGGCCTGTTAATCTCCGAAGCGTCGCCCTTCCTCTAGACGTAAGATTAGGAATATATCCATAAAGATTTATAGAAACCTGTATAAATTCAGAATTAAGCCGTTGCCTAACACTTAATTAATAACGAATCAATGAACAAAGGAAAATAAAAGAAGGCTTAAACTCTACATTTTGATAAAGCAAACTTACGGCTTTTGCTTTACTTTTTTTCGATTCTCCATTTTCCTACTTGGCCTAGGGTTTTGCAGCTACAATTCTGTTAGAGGAATAAACAGAGCACCACTTTTTAATTTCGCTTATAGGGTAAGGTTGTTAACTACCAATTCATTATGGTTTTGCTGATTAGATTGACATATTATTCACAAACTATGATCACGTATTCATGTTACTTTCTTCGTCTTTTATGTCCGAAATGAGCGTTGAGCCATTTCGTGATTGTCGGTTCATTCATAATATCAgtataactattttttttttttttttgctttgctaTCATTTCTAAGGGATATCGTCTGAAAATTGTTACTATATCTTTTCGCTACACCGATTTGtttatcattcataatatcagtataactatttttttttgttgctttgcTATCATTTCTAAGGGATATCGTCTGAAAATTGTTACTATATCTTTTCGCTACACCGATTTGTTTATCATTGTTTTTTCGAAGCCATTTTTCTCTGATCAAACAATTAACTCGGCGTTTTTCCTTCAATGCTAGTGATGGAGTAGTTGTGAAGTATATTTATTTGCGTTTGATGTGTTTCCGTGTGCAAAAGTTGGCATATGACTTGTACtcctttcaatttgtttgtcttacttaaaATTTCCCTTTTTGGCAAACTCTTCAATTCTAACTTTCTACCTGCCATCTTTAAAACCACAAAGATTAAAGGGCGTTTTAGTACATTCCATCTATGTttagtttaagatcacaagattcaaaagtgttctttattttcttaaatttcatgccGAGTCAAAACCAAACCAGCAAATTGATATTCTGTGAAGTATAATGGTTTTACTTTCTGGTTAAAATTTGGTATACATGTGCAGTTTGATCCCTTTTGCCAAAGATAGGCTAATGTTACATGAACTCAGCTAAGGTTTAGTGGAATGTTTCTGGGCACTGTCTGATAAAGATGTTATTCTCATCTTTTGCAGGTTATTTTTGTTTCTTGTTGTGTTGATTCAAAGGTTTAGGGCCCTTCCAGGGTCATAGTGAATAAGCAGGATTTCAAAGATGAGTTGAAGTGAAGTAACCTCATATTTGGACGAAGGTTTCATAGTATTGTTTGGTTGGGCTTATACTGGATAGTAAGCTAATATGTTTGGCTTAGTTGGGGAAAAATGAAACTCAAAATCGAATTCTAGCGCCGGCATGGCCTTAGATTGTGGTCGTGTTAAGAAGGTGCATTATACTGTTATTCATAGCCTAATGCTTGTCTAGGTTCATAGTTTACTAGCATACGTGTAGTTGAGTACTAAATGGAAATATAGAACTTTAAAATGGAAGAGTATAGAGAATCGGAGTTTCCTCTTCTTAGCTGGATCAGCAAAGATCCTTCTGATATGGTGGCGCCCCGTCTGTTTATTCTCTCCTGTTTCATTGCTGGTTTAGTAGGAATTTTAACTATATTTTACACAGCTTTCGAGTGGAGAAGGAACCTAAACGGTAGTTGGATGAAAGCCATAGCCAGGTCAAAGAAAAACCCGAAAACAAGGAATAAGGTCCCTGCAGCTCCTCATACTTGGGCTTTGGAAACTGTTTCTCGAGGGAAAAGTTTAAATTGCTGTGTCTGTTTAAAGTCCATTTCTCAATCTCAGACTCTTGGCCCACTTGTTGCTTCAGAAAGTTCTTTTAATCGTTGCAGCATATGTGGTGCAGCCACTCATCTGAGTTGCTCATCGAGTGCTCATAAGGATTGTAAATGTGTATCTAT
The nucleotide sequence above comes from Lycium barbarum isolate Lr01 chromosome 3, ASM1917538v2, whole genome shotgun sequence. Encoded proteins:
- the LOC132632877 gene encoding small ribosomal subunit protein eS19x-like, which codes for MEAARNVKDVSPHEFVKAYAAHLKRSGKMELPEWTDIVKTGKLKELAPYDPDWYYIRAASMARKIYLRGGIGVGGFRRIYGGNQRNGSRPRHFCKSSGSVARHILQQLQTMNIIDFEPKGGRRITSNGQRDLDQVAGRISVAN